The following coding sequences lie in one Saimiri boliviensis isolate mSaiBol1 chromosome 6, mSaiBol1.pri, whole genome shotgun sequence genomic window:
- the TEX12 gene encoding testis-expressed protein 12 translates to MMANHLVKPDTRNCKRPRELESPVPDGPQLPSLGKSDSSFSESSRLFYKDEAFEKDLNDVSKEINLMLSTYAKLLRQRAAVDASYIDEIDELFKEANTIENFLIQKREFLRQRFTVIANTLHR, encoded by the exons ATGATGGCAAATCATCTTGTAAAGCCTGATACTAGAAATTGCAAGAGGCCAAGAGAATTGGAG TCTCCAGTGCCGGATGGTCCACAGTTGCCTTCTCTTGGAAAATCAGATTCATCTTTCTCTGAAAGTTCCAGACTGTTTTATAAAGATGAAGCCTTCGAGAAAGATTTAAACG aTGTGAGCAAGGAAATTAATCTAATGTTGTCCACCTATGCAAAGCTCTTAAGGCAA AGAGCAGCAGTAGATGCATCTTACATTGATGAGATAGATGAACTCTTCAAAGAAGCCAATACTATTGAAAACTTTCTAATACAGAAAAGAGAGTTCCTGCGACAGAGGTTTACAGTGATTGCAAACACATTACACAGATAA
- the LOC101048525 gene encoding deoxyuridine 5'-triphosphate nucleotidohydrolase, mitochondrial-like, whose product MPCSEETPAVSPSKWAWPEEEGGMQLRFARLSEHAMAPMRGSVRAAGYDLYSAYDYTIPPMEKTLVKTDIQIVLPSGCYERVAPRSGLAAKHFIDVGAGVIDEDYRGNVGVVLYNFGKEKFEVKKRDRIAQLICERIFYPEIEEVQALDDTERGSGGFGSTGKN is encoded by the coding sequence ATGCCCTGCTCTGAAGAGACACCCGCCGTTTCACCCAGCAAGTGGGCCTGGCCCGAGGAGGAGGGCGGCATGCAGCTCCGCTTTGCCAGGCTCTCCGAGCATGCCATGGCCCCCATGCGGGGCTCTGTGCGGGCCGCGGGCTACGACCTGTACAGTGCCTATGATTACACAATCCCACCTATGGAGAAAACTCTTgtgaaaacagacatacagatagTGCTTCCTTCTGGGTGTTATGAAAGAGTAGCTCCACGGTCTGGCTTGGCTGCAAAACACTTTATTGATGTAGGAGCTGGTGTCATAGATGAAGATTATAGAGGAAATGTTGGTGTTGTGCTGTATAATTTTGgcaaagaaaagtttgaagtcAAAAAAAGGGATCGAATTGCACAGCTCATTTGTGAACGGATTTTTTACCCAGAAATAGAAGAAGTTCAAGCTTTGGATGACACCGAAAGGGGTTCAGGAGGTTTTGGTTCCACTGGGAAGAATTAA